One window of Pseudomonas urmiensis genomic DNA carries:
- a CDS encoding DNA topoisomerase III — protein MRLFLCEKPSQAKDIAQVLGATRRGDGCWQGPDLCVTWCIGHLLETAPPDNYDDRYKRWNLADLPIIPDKWKMLVKPKTASQYKAVKRLLGQARELVIATDADREGEMIARELVEHCRYRGPIQRLWLSALDDASIRKALARLLPGNETFSLYHSALGRSRADWLIGMNMSRLFTLLGQQSGYQGVLPVGRVQTPTLRLVVDRDRSIADFVPVPFWAIDVQLEHAASVFNAQWRAPEDACDDQGRCLNQGLAQQAAAQINAAANARVSKVTTERVREVAPLPFDLGTLQEVCSKKLGLGAQETLDIAQALYETHKLITYPRSDCGYLPLSQHAEAPAILAALQRADASLAPLHAHLQPQRRSRAWNDAKVSAHHGIIPTAAASDPTRLPPKHKAVYTLVRARYLAQFLANHEYDRTQAEFDCAGHALRAVGKQIVEAGWRRALPEALTPAKGREAPPAQVLPALREGQDCAVHGLQLKDLWTQPPKPFTEGDLIKAMKNVAKLVDDPKLKQKLKDTTGIGTEATRASIIQGLLDRGYLVKNGKALAATPAAFSLIDAVPRAIADPGTTAIWEQALDMVQSGEMSLEEFVARQSAWMGKLVERCRGMRMTISGPLVPAGGKGAPWKKKRRSGGKAKAAGATKAASGKPRQSRGKTTTA, from the coding sequence GCCGCGGCGATGGCTGCTGGCAAGGCCCTGACCTGTGCGTCACCTGGTGCATCGGCCACCTGCTTGAAACCGCCCCACCCGACAATTACGACGACCGCTACAAGCGCTGGAACCTCGCTGACCTGCCGATCATCCCGGATAAGTGGAAGATGCTGGTCAAGCCCAAGACTGCCAGCCAATACAAGGCCGTCAAACGCCTGCTCGGCCAAGCCCGTGAGCTGGTGATCGCCACCGACGCCGACCGTGAAGGCGAGATGATCGCCCGCGAGCTGGTCGAGCACTGCCGCTACCGCGGACCGATCCAGCGACTGTGGCTGTCGGCGCTGGATGACGCTTCTATTCGCAAGGCCCTGGCACGCCTGCTACCCGGCAATGAAACCTTCAGCCTGTACCATTCAGCGCTGGGCCGTTCGCGTGCCGACTGGTTGATCGGCATGAACATGAGCCGGCTGTTCACCCTGCTCGGCCAGCAGTCTGGCTACCAAGGGGTGTTGCCAGTGGGCCGGGTACAAACGCCGACGCTGCGCCTGGTGGTCGACCGTGATCGCAGCATCGCTGACTTCGTACCCGTGCCGTTCTGGGCCATCGACGTGCAGCTGGAACACGCCGCCAGCGTATTCAACGCCCAATGGCGCGCACCTGAAGATGCCTGTGACGATCAGGGTCGCTGCCTCAACCAGGGCTTGGCCCAGCAAGCCGCCGCCCAGATCAACGCTGCCGCCAATGCCAGGGTGAGCAAGGTGACCACCGAGCGCGTGCGCGAGGTAGCACCGCTGCCGTTCGACCTGGGCACCCTGCAGGAGGTGTGCTCGAAAAAGCTCGGCCTGGGCGCCCAGGAAACCCTCGACATCGCCCAGGCCCTGTACGAAACCCACAAACTGATCACCTACCCACGCAGCGACTGCGGCTACCTGCCGCTAAGCCAACACGCCGAGGCCCCGGCGATTCTCGCCGCCCTGCAACGCGCCGACGCCAGCCTTGCGCCACTGCACGCGCATCTGCAACCGCAGCGCCGCTCGCGGGCCTGGAACGACGCAAAGGTCAGCGCGCATCACGGCATCATTCCCACCGCCGCAGCCAGCGATCCCACGCGACTGCCGCCCAAGCACAAGGCGGTCTACACCCTGGTGCGGGCACGCTATCTGGCGCAGTTCCTGGCCAATCACGAGTATGACCGCACCCAGGCCGAATTCGATTGCGCCGGCCACGCCTTGCGCGCGGTGGGCAAGCAGATCGTCGAGGCGGGTTGGCGCCGCGCCCTGCCCGAAGCGCTGACCCCAGCCAAAGGCCGTGAAGCGCCACCTGCGCAGGTACTGCCCGCGCTACGCGAAGGCCAGGACTGCGCCGTGCATGGCCTGCAACTCAAGGACCTGTGGACCCAGCCGCCCAAGCCCTTCACCGAAGGCGATCTGATCAAGGCCATGAAGAACGTCGCCAAGCTGGTCGACGATCCCAAGCTCAAGCAAAAGCTCAAGGACACCACCGGCATCGGCACCGAAGCGACTCGCGCCAGCATCATTCAAGGCCTGCTCGATCGTGGTTACCTGGTGAAAAATGGCAAGGCGCTGGCGGCTACCCCGGCGGCGTTCAGCCTGATCGATGCCGTACCCCGGGCGATTGCCGACCCTGGCACCACGGCGATCTGGGAGCAGGCGCTGGACATGGTGCAAAGTGGCGAGATGAGCCTGGAAGAGTTCGTCGCCCGGCAGTCGGCATGGATGGGCAAACTGGTCGAGCGCTGCCGGGGCATGCGCATGACCATTAGTGGGCCGCTGGTACCGGCAGGTGGCAAAGGTGCGCCCTGGAAGAAAAAGCGCCGCAGTGGCGGCAAGGCCAAGGCCGCTGGAGCGACCAAGGCTGCGAGTGGCAAGCCAAGGCAAAGTCGGGGTAAGACAACAACTGCCTAG
- a CDS encoding extracellular solute-binding protein, translating to MKLRNLALAVALGCAGAAAQAADAQQPTVNLYIWGEYLAPDTLANFEKLTGIRVVADHFDSLETAETKLLTGGSGYDLVLSAGQHLSRAIASGALQPLDKAKLPHLQGIGEEFRQHMAVFDPGNHYAGTYAWGTTGVGFQQQAVQARLADAPRDSWAMLFDPQVVAKFADCGVSLLNDPNEVFAAVMRYLGLDINQQRLEDLKLAEAQLRKIRPYIRYFDNDRNINDLANGETCVAMSWNGNVAIAQGQAQQAGKPFSLDYRIPQEGTLIWLDALVVPRDAPHPQAAWALMDYLMRPEVIAPITDTIHYANAITAADGLVDAQIRNAPGTYPPAEVRARLYSKNDNGKQFNRELTRAFSRLKSGT from the coding sequence ATGAAACTGCGCAACCTCGCCCTTGCGGTGGCGTTGGGCTGCGCAGGGGCGGCGGCGCAGGCCGCCGACGCACAACAGCCGACCGTCAACCTGTACATCTGGGGCGAATACCTCGCCCCGGACACCCTGGCCAACTTTGAGAAGCTCACGGGCATCCGGGTGGTTGCCGACCATTTCGATTCTCTGGAAACCGCCGAGACCAAGCTACTCACCGGCGGCAGTGGCTACGATCTGGTGCTCAGCGCCGGGCAGCACTTGAGCCGAGCCATTGCCAGCGGCGCCTTGCAGCCGCTGGACAAGGCCAAGCTGCCGCACCTGCAGGGTATCGGTGAAGAGTTCCGTCAGCACATGGCAGTGTTCGACCCCGGCAACCACTACGCCGGGACTTACGCCTGGGGCACTACCGGGGTGGGCTTTCAGCAGCAGGCGGTGCAGGCGCGGCTGGCCGATGCGCCGCGCGATAGCTGGGCGATGTTGTTCGATCCGCAGGTGGTGGCGAAATTCGCCGATTGCGGGGTCAGCCTGCTGAATGATCCCAATGAGGTGTTTGCCGCGGTAATGCGCTACCTGGGGTTGGACATCAATCAGCAGCGCCTGGAAGACCTCAAGCTGGCTGAGGCGCAGCTGCGCAAGATACGGCCCTACATCCGCTACTTCGACAATGATCGCAACATCAATGACCTGGCCAATGGCGAAACCTGTGTGGCGATGTCGTGGAACGGCAATGTGGCCATTGCCCAAGGCCAGGCGCAGCAGGCGGGCAAGCCGTTCAGCCTGGATTACCGGATTCCGCAGGAGGGCACGTTGATCTGGCTCGATGCCCTGGTGGTGCCCAGGGATGCACCGCATCCACAGGCCGCCTGGGCGCTGATGGACTACTTGATGCGCCCTGAGGTGATCGCGCCGATTACCGACACCATCCACTATGCCAATGCGATAACCGCCGCTGATGGCCTGGTGGATGCGCAGATTCGCAATGCGCCCGGAACGTACCCGCCAGCAGAGGTGCGGGCGCGGTTGTATAGCAAGAATGACAATGGCAAGCAGTTCAATCGCGAGCTGACAAGAGCCTTCAGCCGGCTGAAAAGTGGAACCTGA
- the aguA gene encoding agmatine deiminase codes for MARSLTTTPKADGFRLPGEFEPKAGCWLGWPERTDVWRNGAKPAQNAWVQIVSAIASSEPVTVCASAAQYANARRVLPEQVRVVEMTCNDTWFRDSGPCFVVNDSSGEVRGVDFEFNAYGGLDGGLYYPWDKDDQIARKVLEIENLDRYRAPLIAELGGIQSDGQGSLLTTEQCLLNRNRNAHLGKDEVTRRLQDYLGAEQVIWLPRGCKFDETDGHVDDLACFVRPGEVVLQWTDNRDDPQWEIYQEAYDILRSTRDSRGRELKVHKLPQPDVLQWTAEEAAGLDQVEGTHLREAGTRICASYINYYAGNSAIVVPLFGDRNDSVAQATLAELFPGHRIIGIENSREILLGGGNVACITMPQYAGGRR; via the coding sequence ATGGCACGTTCGCTTACCACCACTCCCAAAGCTGATGGTTTCCGCCTGCCCGGAGAGTTCGAGCCAAAGGCTGGCTGCTGGCTCGGCTGGCCGGAGCGCACAGATGTCTGGCGCAACGGGGCAAAGCCTGCGCAAAACGCCTGGGTGCAGATCGTCAGTGCGATCGCCAGCAGTGAGCCGGTGACGGTCTGCGCCTCCGCTGCCCAGTACGCCAATGCCCGGCGGGTACTGCCCGAGCAGGTGCGGGTGGTGGAAATGACCTGCAATGACACTTGGTTCCGTGACAGCGGGCCGTGTTTTGTGGTCAACGACAGCAGCGGCGAGGTGCGCGGCGTCGACTTTGAGTTCAACGCTTATGGTGGGCTCGATGGCGGTCTGTACTACCCGTGGGACAAAGACGACCAGATCGCCCGCAAAGTCCTCGAGATCGAGAACCTGGACCGCTATCGTGCCCCATTGATCGCCGAGCTTGGCGGGATCCAGAGCGACGGCCAAGGCAGCCTGCTGACCACCGAACAATGCCTGCTCAACCGCAACCGCAATGCCCATCTGGGCAAGGACGAAGTGACCCGCAGGCTGCAGGACTACCTGGGCGCCGAGCAGGTGATCTGGCTGCCACGGGGCTGCAAGTTCGACGAAACCGACGGCCATGTCGATGATCTGGCCTGTTTCGTGCGCCCTGGTGAAGTGGTGCTGCAATGGACCGACAACCGCGACGACCCGCAATGGGAAATCTACCAGGAGGCCTACGATATCCTGCGTAGCACCCGCGACAGCCGTGGCCGCGAGCTTAAAGTTCACAAGTTGCCCCAGCCGGATGTGCTGCAATGGACTGCCGAAGAAGCCGCCGGCCTGGATCAGGTCGAAGGCACCCACCTGCGCGAGGCGGGCACGCGCATCTGCGCCTCGTATATCAACTATTACGCGGGTAATTCGGCGATTGTCGTGCCGCTGTTTGGCGACCGTAATGACAGCGTGGCGCAGGCGACGTTGGCTGAATTGTTCCCTGGGCACCGCATCATCGGCATCGAAAATTCCCGCGAGATCCTGCTGGGTGGCGGCAACGTGGCTTGCATCACCATGCCGCAATACGCTGGGGGACGCCGCTGA
- a CDS encoding LysR substrate-binding domain-containing protein has protein sequence MRRLPSLTALRTFECAARHGHFGRAATELCVTDSAVSHQIRQLEEQLGVALFERVGRQVRPSAEAERLLHHLQQAFELIGKACDELRDPASQAVLRVAVTAELAQKWLVARLADFSSRYPHITLHLHDQPIDAGAPALDVDIAITYGTSALDASTHFVRPLPLLQFFPVCSPGLFNQGGLKRPRDLVRHCLLHDDQDGKTWTTWLATHADDALPTRQLYFPHAALALEAAVLGQGVAMGDNLTCQADLQSGRLVRPFSASVTAQGQYALVCERLRLERAAVADFVDWFIEQIAEP, from the coding sequence ATGCGCCGCCTACCCTCGCTGACTGCCCTGCGCACCTTCGAATGCGCCGCCCGCCACGGCCATTTCGGCCGTGCCGCCACCGAACTGTGCGTCACCGACAGCGCCGTCAGCCACCAGATCCGTCAACTGGAAGAGCAGTTGGGCGTGGCGCTGTTCGAGCGCGTCGGTCGCCAGGTGCGCCCCAGTGCGGAAGCCGAGCGCCTGCTGCATCACCTGCAACAGGCCTTCGAATTGATCGGCAAGGCCTGCGATGAGCTGCGTGACCCAGCCTCCCAGGCGGTGCTGCGGGTGGCGGTCACTGCGGAGCTGGCGCAGAAGTGGTTGGTCGCCCGCTTGGCCGACTTCAGCAGCCGCTACCCGCACATCACCCTGCACCTGCACGACCAGCCAATCGATGCTGGCGCCCCGGCGCTGGATGTCGATATCGCCATCACCTACGGCACCAGCGCGTTGGATGCCAGTACTCACTTCGTCCGGCCGCTGCCGTTGTTGCAGTTCTTTCCAGTGTGCAGCCCTGGGCTGTTCAACCAAGGCGGACTCAAGCGCCCACGCGACCTGGTACGCCACTGCCTGCTGCACGACGACCAGGACGGCAAGACCTGGACCACCTGGCTGGCCACTCACGCCGATGACGCGCTCCCCACCCGCCAACTGTATTTTCCCCACGCGGCGTTGGCCCTTGAGGCGGCGGTGCTGGGCCAGGGCGTGGCGATGGGCGACAACCTGACCTGCCAGGCCGATCTGCAAAGTGGCCGCCTGGTGCGCCCGTTCAGTGCCAGCGTCACTGCCCAAGGGCAATACGCCCTGGTGTGCGAACGCCTGCGCCTGGAGCGCGCAGCAGTGGCGGATTTCGTCGATTGGTTCATCGAACAGATCGCCGAACCCTGA
- a CDS encoding NAD(P)/FAD-dependent oxidoreductase produces MFKQSAQHVASYYAQTYPAPIPLRPTLQGPIDTEVLIIGAGFSGLHTALRLVLAGKRVTLLEASRVAWAASGRNGGQALLGWSCDMPPLEKALGLERTRRLWDSMCWAAQELRELPQRHGFDVDYRTGSLWTAVLPRRVNQLAQAKREAEEKWGYDALRLIGHDELPQWIDSPRYQAALYDPKGAHLNPLKLAQGLASAIEAAGGQIFEQSQVHDYQQTASGFVARSDHGEVRSQVLVLACNAYIDRLDRPLARRLLPVGSYQVTTAPLEPAFALSLLPRNSCVIDNQFVPDYFRLTPDHRLLFGGGCTYLGGIPKDIASATRPYLERVFPQLTGVALEHTWGGHIDCSIQRTPDIGRQGQRYWLQGFSGHGVLPTLAGARAVSDAILGDEQLLSLYQGIDNGRFPGGDLLAAPLEAAAKAWYRLRDNF; encoded by the coding sequence ATGTTCAAGCAATCCGCACAGCACGTCGCCAGCTACTACGCCCAAACCTACCCCGCACCGATCCCGTTACGCCCTACCCTGCAAGGCCCGATTGATACCGAGGTACTGATCATCGGCGCCGGCTTCAGCGGCCTGCACACGGCCCTGCGCCTGGTCCTGGCCGGTAAGCGGGTAACTCTGCTGGAAGCCAGCCGGGTCGCCTGGGCAGCGTCCGGGCGCAATGGCGGCCAGGCGCTGCTGGGCTGGTCGTGCGATATGCCGCCGCTGGAAAAAGCCCTGGGCCTTGAGCGTACCCGCCGTTTATGGGACAGCATGTGCTGGGCTGCCCAGGAGCTGCGTGAACTGCCGCAGCGCCATGGCTTCGATGTCGACTACCGGACCGGCAGCCTGTGGACTGCCGTGCTCCCCCGCCGGGTCAACCAGCTTGCCCAGGCAAAACGCGAAGCCGAGGAAAAATGGGGCTACGACGCCCTGCGCCTGATCGGCCACGATGAACTACCCCAATGGATCGACAGCCCCCGCTACCAGGCCGCGCTGTATGACCCCAAAGGCGCCCACCTCAACCCGCTGAAGCTGGCGCAAGGCCTGGCCAGTGCCATCGAAGCCGCTGGCGGGCAGATTTTCGAACAGAGCCAAGTCCACGACTACCAGCAAACCGCCAGCGGTTTCGTCGCCCGCAGCGATCACGGCGAGGTCCGCAGCCAGGTGCTGGTGCTGGCCTGTAACGCCTACATCGACCGCCTCGATCGGCCATTGGCACGCCGGCTGCTGCCGGTGGGCTCCTACCAGGTGACCACGGCGCCACTGGAACCGGCCTTCGCCCTATCGCTGCTGCCGCGCAACAGCTGCGTGATCGACAACCAGTTCGTCCCCGACTACTTCCGCCTGACCCCAGACCATCGCCTGCTGTTCGGCGGCGGCTGCACCTATCTGGGTGGTATTCCCAAGGACATCGCCAGCGCCACTCGGCCCTACCTGGAGCGGGTCTTCCCTCAACTGACCGGGGTCGCGCTGGAGCATACCTGGGGCGGGCATATCGACTGCAGCATCCAACGCACCCCGGACATTGGCCGCCAGGGCCAGCGCTACTGGCTACAGGGGTTTTCCGGCCATGGCGTGCTGCCGACCCTGGCCGGGGCGCGGGCGGTCAGCGATGCGATCCTCGGCGATGAGCAGTTGCTAAGCCTGTACCAGGGCATCGACAACGGCCGCTTCCCCGGCGGCGATTTGCTGGCCGCGCCACTGGAGGCGGCGGCCAAGGCCTGGTATCGGCTACGCGACAACTTCTGA
- a CDS encoding helix-turn-helix domain-containing protein, with the protein MNMQDEIEGLAILVRDLRKHRGLTLDELANQINRSVGFLSQVERGLSRPTVADLTAISEALKVPTTYFYNVSKPRALDWVTRPDERRTLYYAGGVTDVLVSPKLNGGFSMLDSHLAPGASSGEGHLNDSSEQGGFVLQGELTLWLDGQDEPVTLYPNDSFQLPPNRHFRYANLSTQATRVLWVFR; encoded by the coding sequence ATGAACATGCAAGATGAAATCGAAGGCTTGGCGATCCTGGTCCGCGACCTGCGCAAGCACCGTGGGCTGACCCTGGATGAACTGGCCAATCAGATCAATCGCTCGGTAGGCTTCTTGTCCCAGGTCGAACGCGGCCTGTCGCGCCCGACCGTGGCTGACCTGACCGCCATCAGCGAAGCATTGAAGGTGCCCACCACCTATTTCTACAACGTCAGCAAACCGCGCGCGCTGGACTGGGTCACCCGCCCGGATGAGCGGCGCACACTCTACTACGCCGGTGGCGTTACCGATGTGCTGGTGTCGCCCAAGCTCAACGGCGGCTTCTCGATGCTCGATAGCCACTTGGCACCGGGCGCCAGCAGTGGCGAGGGGCACCTGAACGACAGCTCCGAGCAAGGCGGCTTTGTTCTGCAAGGTGAGCTGACCCTCTGGCTCGATGGCCAGGATGAGCCCGTCACCCTCTACCCCAACGACAGCTTCCAGCTGCCGCCCAACCGTCATTTTCGCTATGCCAACCTGTCCACCCAGGCGACCCGCGTCCTCTGGGTCTTCCGTTGA
- a CDS encoding glutamine synthetase family protein, with product MTSTQGFADLLSEVRAFRSQHPAVRYVDLISLDIPGHFYGKRYPIDMLEKVAAGSALKLPQNCVLLGVQGGLFDIGDYCFNDGDPDAPRRLIAGTLKPVSWEREPLGQMLISSDGTAAPIEFEPREVLARVLQRLQRRGIRPVVAFELEFYLFERTLQDGVPQFPRDPLSGDLDDQPNMHIERLSRFSDVLREMVETANAQGVDANVITAELGPGQFEINFGHCDDGLRAADWAALFCRSTRGVALKHGLRASFMSKPYLQAPGSGMHVHVSLYDQAGNNLLAADEQRPLRHAVAGCLALLPHCMPIFAANHNAFRRYGAMVNAASRASWGFEDRDACIRIPESDPRNLRIEHRLAGADANPYLVLAAILAGMEHGLDAAQEPIAPLNEDRGSGIDFPKDLLSAVAAMRDYPPVLEGLGEEFVMVYCENKRQDHLAFMQEVSAREYRWFL from the coding sequence ATGACCAGCACCCAAGGTTTTGCCGATTTGCTCAGTGAAGTACGCGCGTTTCGCAGCCAACACCCCGCCGTACGCTATGTCGACTTGATCAGCCTGGACATCCCCGGGCATTTCTACGGCAAGCGCTACCCCATCGACATGCTGGAAAAAGTCGCGGCGGGCAGCGCGCTGAAGTTGCCGCAAAACTGCGTACTGCTCGGCGTGCAAGGCGGATTGTTCGACATTGGCGACTACTGCTTCAACGACGGCGACCCGGACGCGCCACGCCGGCTGATCGCCGGCACCCTCAAGCCGGTTAGCTGGGAGCGTGAACCGCTGGGGCAGATGCTGATCAGCTCCGACGGCACCGCCGCCCCCATCGAGTTCGAGCCACGGGAAGTGCTCGCCCGCGTGCTGCAACGTCTGCAGCGTCGCGGCATTCGCCCGGTGGTGGCGTTCGAGCTGGAGTTCTACCTGTTCGAACGCACGCTCCAGGACGGTGTGCCGCAGTTCCCCCGCGACCCGCTCAGCGGCGACCTGGATGACCAGCCCAACATGCACATCGAACGGCTGTCGCGCTTCAGCGACGTGCTGCGCGAGATGGTCGAGACCGCCAACGCGCAAGGCGTGGACGCCAACGTGATCACCGCCGAGCTGGGCCCCGGCCAGTTCGAGATCAACTTCGGCCACTGCGACGACGGCCTGCGCGCCGCCGACTGGGCGGCGCTGTTCTGCCGCAGCACCCGCGGCGTGGCCCTCAAGCACGGCCTGCGCGCCAGTTTCATGAGCAAGCCCTACTTGCAAGCGCCGGGCAGCGGCATGCATGTGCATGTCAGCCTGTATGACCAGGCCGGCAACAACCTGTTGGCCGCTGACGAGCAACGGCCGTTACGCCACGCGGTGGCCGGCTGCCTGGCGCTGCTGCCGCATTGCATGCCGATCTTTGCCGCCAACCACAATGCATTCAGGCGCTATGGCGCCATGGTCAATGCCGCCAGCCGCGCCAGCTGGGGGTTCGAAGACCGCGACGCGTGCATCCGTATTCCCGAGTCGGATCCGCGCAACCTGCGCATCGAGCACCGCTTGGCCGGGGCCGACGCCAATCCGTACCTGGTACTGGCGGCCATTCTAGCGGGCATGGAGCATGGCCTGGACGCGGCGCAGGAACCGATCGCGCCGCTCAATGAAGATCGTGGCAGCGGCATTGATTTTCCCAAGGATCTGCTGAGCGCCGTAGCCGCGATGCGCGATTACCCACCCGTGCTGGAAGGCCTGGGCGAGGAGTTCGTGATGGTCTACTGCGAGAACAAGCGTCAGGATCACCTGGCATTCATGCAGGAGGTCAGTGCCAGGGAGTACCGCTGGTTCCTGTGA
- a CDS encoding TSUP family transporter codes for MPFELSVEPLTLLILAAVAFVAGFIDAIAGGGGLLTTPALLTAGMPPHLVLGTNKLSSTFGSATAGFTYYRRKLFHPAQWRPALFATLVGALLGAIIAHYLPAEWLNKMLPVIVFACGIYLLFGGTPKAPLDADAPIKKTWQVPQGFTLGFYDGVAGPGTGAFWTVSTLLLYPIDLVRASGVARSMNFVSNIAALTVFIVSGQVDYIVGLAMGLSVMVGAFFGARTAISGGSKFIRPVFITVVLALTVRLAWQHWFGQA; via the coding sequence ATGCCTTTCGAACTCTCCGTAGAACCGCTCACCCTGTTGATCCTCGCCGCAGTCGCCTTCGTCGCCGGCTTCATCGATGCCATTGCCGGCGGTGGTGGCCTGCTGACCACACCAGCATTGCTCACCGCAGGCATGCCGCCGCACCTGGTGCTGGGCACCAACAAGCTCAGCTCAACCTTCGGCTCGGCCACCGCCGGCTTCACCTACTACCGGCGCAAACTGTTCCACCCGGCGCAGTGGCGCCCTGCCCTGTTCGCCACCCTGGTCGGGGCACTGCTGGGGGCGATCATCGCCCACTACCTGCCTGCCGAATGGCTGAACAAAATGCTCCCGGTGATCGTCTTCGCCTGCGGTATCTACCTATTGTTTGGCGGCACGCCGAAAGCACCGCTGGATGCCGATGCACCGATCAAGAAAACCTGGCAGGTGCCGCAGGGCTTCACCCTGGGCTTCTACGATGGCGTGGCAGGCCCTGGCACCGGGGCGTTCTGGACGGTCAGTACGCTGCTGCTGTACCCGATCGATCTGGTCCGCGCCAGCGGCGTGGCGCGCAGCATGAACTTCGTCAGCAACATCGCGGCGCTGACGGTGTTCATCGTGTCTGGGCAAGTGGACTACATCGTCGGCTTGGCCATGGGCCTGTCAGTGATGGTCGGCGCCTTCTTCGGTGCACGCACGGCGATCAGCGGCGGCAGCAAGTTCATCCGCCCGGTGTTCATCACCGTGGTGCTGGCGTTGACCGTGCGCCTAGCCTGGCAGCACTGGTTCGGGCAAGCCTAA
- the nudC gene encoding NAD(+) diphosphatase, whose product MSARWTTAVLDPQISGGWAVARGPDGFLVDDNGALFPRQWLKRQALDVLSEHGIGHFDGEPVFLLELRSAGEVAGCGWRGLRQFMLEGDFDTYKLLGYAAQIGTWAREHRFCGSCGQAMTQIHWERAMYCQHCDLRSYPRISPSMIVLVTRGDEILLARSPRFVTGVYSTLAGFAEPGESAEDCLVREVREEVAVQVKNIQYVGSQCWPFPHSMMLGFHAEYAGGEIVMQPDEIEDAQWFNVHALPPLPAGRSIARHLIDLYVARRLGLPEPVLPG is encoded by the coding sequence ATGTCAGCACGCTGGACTACCGCAGTACTCGACCCGCAGATCTCTGGGGGCTGGGCCGTTGCCCGCGGCCCGGACGGGTTCCTGGTGGATGACAACGGCGCGCTGTTCCCTCGCCAGTGGCTCAAGCGCCAAGCGCTGGACGTGCTCAGCGAGCACGGCATCGGCCACTTCGACGGCGAGCCGGTGTTCTTGCTCGAACTGCGCAGCGCTGGCGAAGTGGCCGGTTGTGGCTGGCGTGGCCTGCGCCAGTTCATGCTCGAAGGCGATTTCGATACCTACAAGCTACTGGGCTATGCCGCGCAGATCGGCACCTGGGCGCGTGAGCACCGGTTCTGCGGCAGCTGCGGCCAGGCGATGACGCAGATCCACTGGGAGCGGGCGATGTACTGCCAGCATTGCGATCTGCGCAGCTACCCACGGATCTCGCCGAGCATGATCGTTCTGGTGACGCGCGGTGACGAGATTCTGCTGGCGCGCTCGCCGCGCTTTGTCACTGGGGTCTACAGCACCCTGGCTGGTTTCGCCGAACCCGGTGAGTCGGCAGAGGACTGCCTGGTGCGCGAAGTGCGTGAGGAAGTGGCGGTGCAGGTGAAGAACATCCAGTACGTGGGCAGCCAGTGTTGGCCATTCCCGCATTCGATGATGCTGGGCTTTCATGCCGAGTACGCCGGTGGCGAGATCGTCATGCAGCCGGATGAGATCGAGGATGCGCAGTGGTTCAACGTCCATGCGTTACCGCCACTGCCGGCCGGGCGTTCCATCGCCCGGCACCTGATCGACCTGTATGTCGCGCGCCGCTTAGGCTTGCCCGAACCAGTGCTGCCAGGCTAG
- a CDS encoding crotonase/enoyl-CoA hydratase family protein: protein MTDYTAFKVELTDNIAHVQINRPEKINAMNAAFWEEIIAIFKWIDDTDAVRAVVISGAGKHFSSGIDLMMLASLANQLGKDVGRNARLLRQTILRMQASFTAVDNCRKPVLAAIQGYCLGGAIDLVSACDMRYCSSDAQFSIKEIDMGMAADVGTLQRLPRIIGDGVMREMAYTGRHVEAEEARQIGLVNRVYLDQAALLDGVFAIAREIAGKSPIAVAGTKEMIGYMRDHRIDDGLEYIATWNAAMLQSEDLRVAVAAHMSKQKPTFAD from the coding sequence GTGACCGACTACACCGCGTTCAAGGTCGAACTGACCGACAACATCGCCCACGTTCAGATCAATCGCCCGGAAAAGATCAACGCAATGAATGCGGCGTTCTGGGAAGAGATCATCGCGATCTTCAAGTGGATCGACGACACCGATGCGGTGCGGGCCGTGGTCATTAGCGGCGCAGGCAAGCATTTCTCCTCGGGCATCGACCTGATGATGCTGGCGTCGCTGGCCAACCAGCTGGGCAAGGACGTCGGTCGCAATGCCCGCCTGCTGCGCCAGACCATCCTGCGCATGCAGGCTTCGTTCACCGCCGTCGACAATTGCCGCAAGCCGGTCTTGGCGGCGATCCAGGGCTATTGCCTGGGCGGTGCGATCGACCTGGTCTCGGCCTGTGACATGCGCTACTGCAGCAGCGATGCGCAGTTCTCGATCAAGGAGATCGACATGGGCATGGCCGCCGATGTCGGCACCTTGCAACGCTTGCCGCGGATCATCGGAGATGGCGTGATGCGCGAAATGGCCTATACCGGTCGTCACGTCGAGGCCGAAGAGGCGCGGCAGATCGGCCTGGTCAACCGGGTCTACCTTGATCAGGCGGCGCTGCTTGACGGAGTCTTTGCCATTGCCCGGGAAATTGCGGGAAAATCCCCCATTGCCGTGGCCGGCACCAAAGAGATGATCGGCTACATGCGCGACCATCGCATCGACGATGGCCTGGAGTACATCGCCACCTGGAACGCCGCCATGCTGCAGTCCGAAGACTTGCGGGTAGCCGTGGCGGCGCACATGAGCAAACAGAAACCGACGTTCGCCGACTGA